The following are encoded together in the Pseudodesulfovibrio indicus genome:
- a CDS encoding methyl-accepting chemotaxis protein, which yields MQLKNIGIGQRLVAVLAFFMVALVIFFLVSVSIGTKALTLSTVGDTLGQNARTVTATLDGWVDDQKTFLGLAATSQAVIDAANGGDWETATAWLKRAKAQDPMLESLFVHDAKGISVVTTNEGGRGQDYSSRPYYTAIMKDGKESYISEITLSPATNKPRIAFVRAVKSEGRTVGYVGMSIQGEAFSDFLAPIKVGANGYCFMFDHSGKILAHPDQKLIFQDLSKYHFIQTGIKDKNGFIEYDWNGEVKYMAFSQVRSTGWIVALTAERSDYLTEATRLQNQLIIVGTLALLVILGLVYYIIRKLVSKPLGIIVEKSEKVSRGDLSVDFSGSFSGELARLRDSFETMVESLHEVVENIQSGSENVASGAEELSATAQALAQGATQQASGVERLSSAIEQMTSSIDATASNARETEALASQAAEDAQEGGEAVAEAVSAMGDIAEKISIIEEIARQTNLLALNAAIEAARAGEHGKGFAVVAAEVRKLAERSGIAASEISTLSSSSMAVADKAGKMLEKLVPDIQRTADLIREITASTQEQNTGASDINTATMELDRVIQQNAAASEETSSTSEELSGQAVQLQQMIGYFKLRQGQGDVRISKTVVRRQPPALEAADDEFEKF from the coding sequence ATGCAGCTTAAGAATATCGGTATAGGTCAACGGCTGGTGGCGGTACTCGCCTTTTTCATGGTGGCTCTGGTGATCTTTTTTCTTGTATCCGTGTCCATCGGCACCAAGGCCCTGACCCTGTCCACGGTGGGCGACACCCTGGGGCAGAACGCCCGGACCGTGACGGCCACCCTGGACGGCTGGGTCGATGACCAGAAGACCTTTCTCGGCTTGGCGGCCACTTCCCAAGCCGTGATTGATGCCGCCAACGGTGGCGACTGGGAAACCGCCACCGCCTGGCTCAAGCGTGCCAAGGCCCAGGACCCCATGCTGGAATCGCTCTTTGTCCACGACGCCAAGGGCATCAGCGTGGTCACCACCAACGAGGGCGGACGGGGCCAGGACTACAGCTCCCGCCCCTACTATACGGCCATCATGAAGGACGGGAAGGAATCGTACATCTCCGAGATCACCCTCTCCCCGGCCACCAACAAGCCGCGTATCGCCTTTGTCCGGGCGGTGAAGAGCGAAGGCAGGACCGTCGGTTACGTGGGCATGTCCATTCAGGGCGAGGCCTTCAGCGATTTCCTCGCACCCATCAAGGTCGGTGCCAACGGCTACTGTTTCATGTTCGACCATTCCGGCAAGATCCTGGCCCACCCTGACCAGAAGCTTATTTTTCAGGACCTGAGCAAGTACCATTTCATCCAGACAGGCATTAAGGATAAGAACGGCTTCATCGAGTATGACTGGAACGGCGAGGTCAAGTACATGGCCTTCAGCCAGGTCAGGTCCACCGGCTGGATAGTGGCCCTGACCGCCGAACGGTCCGACTACCTGACCGAGGCGACCCGGCTCCAGAACCAGCTGATCATCGTGGGTACCCTTGCCCTGCTCGTCATCCTCGGCCTGGTCTACTACATCATCCGCAAGCTGGTCTCCAAGCCGCTCGGCATCATCGTGGAGAAGTCCGAGAAGGTCAGCAGGGGCGATCTGTCCGTTGACTTTTCCGGCAGTTTCAGCGGCGAACTGGCGCGGCTACGCGACTCCTTCGAGACCATGGTCGAGAGCCTTCACGAGGTGGTCGAGAACATCCAGTCCGGCAGCGAGAACGTGGCCTCCGGCGCCGAGGAACTTTCGGCCACGGCCCAGGCCCTGGCCCAGGGCGCGACCCAGCAGGCCTCGGGCGTCGAGCGGCTGTCCAGCGCCATCGAGCAGATGACCTCCTCCATCGACGCCACCGCCTCCAATGCCCGTGAAACCGAGGCCCTGGCCTCCCAGGCCGCCGAGGACGCCCAGGAAGGCGGCGAGGCCGTGGCCGAGGCCGTGTCCGCCATGGGCGACATCGCCGAGAAGATCTCCATCATCGAGGAGATCGCCCGCCAGACCAACCTCCTGGCCCTGAATGCCGCCATCGAAGCGGCCCGCGCCGGCGAGCACGGCAAGGGGTTCGCCGTGGTCGCCGCCGAAGTGCGCAAGCTGGCCGAACGATCCGGCATAGCCGCCAGCGAGATCAGCACCCTGTCCTCCTCTTCCATGGCCGTGGCCGACAAGGCCGGGAAGATGCTCGAAAAGCTCGTGCCAGACATCCAGCGGACCGCCGACCTGATCCGTGAGATCACCGCTTCCACCCAGGAGCAGAACACCGGAGCCAGCGACATCAACACCGCCACCATGGAACTCGACCGCGTCATCCAGCAGAACGCGGCAGCGTCCGAGGAAACCTCCTCCACCTCCGAGGAGCTGTCCGGACAGGCCGTCCAGCTGCAGCAGATGATCGGCTACTTCAAGCTGCGCCAGGGACAAGGCGACGTGCGCATCAGCAAGACCGTGGTCCGGCGACAGCCCCCGGCTCTCGAAGCCGCGGACGACGAGTTCGAAAAGTTCTAG
- a CDS encoding pyridoxal phosphate-dependent aminotransferase yields the protein MQLISDQIAGYMERSSWIRKMFEEGIALKKQFGEDAVCDFSLGNPDLPPPAAIKEGLLALAEEADKPFFMGYMPNFGYPDVRAKLAAEVSKEQGVAVPPESLVITCGAAGALNSFFRAVLQPGDEVISPAPFFVEYTFYCENHGAKLTLVPAKPLTFQLDLEAMDKAITDKTRVILINSPNNPSGAVYDKASLEGLAAILEKHNKGRERPIFILADEPYRFLAYDGVEVPSLLSIYKYSVVCSSFSKNLSMAGERIGYALVNPAMEGMAALVGGIILANRILGFVNAPALAQKLLARALGSGVDVSIYDRRRKAMAEVLDNAGLEYTMPKGAFYFFPKAPGGDDVEFCATLQEEKILAVPGTGFGFPGFFRLSFSVPDVVITRSKPGFAVAAGKY from the coding sequence ATGCAGCTTATTTCCGATCAGATCGCCGGGTACATGGAGCGGTCTTCCTGGATTCGCAAGATGTTCGAGGAGGGAATCGCCCTCAAGAAGCAATTCGGCGAGGACGCGGTCTGCGACTTCAGCCTGGGCAACCCCGACCTGCCGCCGCCCGCGGCCATCAAGGAGGGCCTGCTGGCCCTGGCCGAGGAGGCGGACAAACCGTTCTTCATGGGCTACATGCCCAACTTCGGCTATCCCGACGTGCGCGCCAAGCTGGCCGCCGAGGTCTCCAAGGAGCAGGGCGTGGCCGTGCCGCCCGAATCGCTGGTCATCACCTGCGGCGCGGCGGGCGCGCTGAACTCCTTCTTCCGCGCCGTGCTCCAGCCCGGCGACGAGGTCATCAGCCCGGCCCCGTTCTTCGTGGAATACACCTTCTACTGCGAGAACCACGGCGCCAAGCTGACCCTGGTCCCGGCCAAGCCCCTGACCTTCCAGCTCGACCTGGAGGCCATGGACAAGGCGATCACCGACAAGACCCGGGTTATCCTCATCAACTCGCCCAACAACCCGTCCGGCGCGGTCTACGACAAGGCATCGCTCGAAGGGCTGGCCGCCATCCTCGAAAAGCACAACAAGGGACGCGAACGGCCCATCTTCATCCTGGCCGACGAGCCGTACCGGTTCCTCGCCTACGACGGCGTGGAAGTGCCGAGCCTGCTGTCCATCTACAAATACTCCGTGGTCTGCTCGTCCTTCTCCAAAAACCTGTCCATGGCCGGCGAGCGCATCGGCTACGCCCTGGTCAACCCGGCCATGGAGGGCATGGCCGCCCTGGTGGGCGGCATCATCCTGGCCAACCGCATCCTCGGCTTCGTCAACGCGCCGGCCCTGGCCCAGAAACTGCTCGCCCGCGCCCTGGGCAGCGGCGTGGACGTGTCCATCTACGACCGCCGCCGCAAGGCCATGGCCGAAGTCCTGGACAACGCGGGGCTGGAATACACCATGCCCAAGGGCGCGTTCTACTTCTTCCCCAAGGCCCCGGGCGGCGACGACGTGGAATTCTGCGCCACCCTCCAGGAAGAGAAGATCCTGGCCGTGCCCGGCACCGGCTTCGGCTTCCCCGGCTTCTTCCGGCTCAGCTTCAGCGTGCCCGATGTCGTCATCACCCGCTCCAAGCCCGGCTTCGCCGTGGCCGCCGGGAAATACTAG
- the sppA gene encoding signal peptide peptidase SppA, with translation MPLKRILPPLVALLLLLPGCAPKIKIFASQATEPLKEYVVDGKGEGKIALIHLRGFLTTQPNQGMLRSQPSPVQELVNALKLAEADDEVGGVVVAIDSPGGTATASDVLYHELLDFKTRSGKKVVAAMFDVAASGGYYAALPADWILAHPTTITGSVGVVFMRPKLSGLMDKVGVDVEVSKSGKDKDMGSPFRPTTPEEEALFQGIIDDLAARFHELVMANRKLTEENMATVKTARVFTANQAKAIGLIDQIGYVQDAFAKARELAGLEEDAKVVTYRRDLYPDDNPYNTLDSAEPFRPTLLGVDARYVMPPSAGFCYVWVRGVTR, from the coding sequence ATGCCGCTCAAACGTATCCTGCCCCCCCTTGTGGCCCTGCTCCTGCTGCTTCCCGGCTGCGCGCCCAAGATCAAGATATTCGCCTCCCAGGCCACGGAACCGCTCAAGGAATACGTGGTGGACGGCAAGGGCGAGGGCAAGATCGCGCTGATCCACCTGCGCGGTTTCCTGACCACCCAGCCCAACCAGGGCATGCTTCGCTCCCAGCCCAGCCCGGTGCAGGAGCTGGTCAACGCCCTGAAGCTGGCCGAAGCCGACGACGAGGTGGGCGGCGTGGTCGTGGCCATCGACTCACCCGGCGGCACCGCCACCGCCTCGGACGTGCTCTACCACGAGTTGCTCGACTTCAAGACGCGCTCGGGCAAGAAGGTCGTGGCCGCCATGTTCGACGTGGCCGCGTCCGGCGGGTACTACGCGGCCCTGCCCGCGGACTGGATACTGGCTCACCCGACAACCATCACCGGGTCCGTGGGCGTGGTCTTCATGCGCCCCAAGCTGAGCGGGCTCATGGACAAGGTCGGCGTGGACGTGGAGGTCTCCAAGTCGGGCAAGGACAAGGACATGGGGTCCCCGTTCCGGCCCACCACCCCGGAGGAGGAGGCGCTCTTCCAGGGGATCATCGACGACCTGGCCGCCCGGTTCCACGAGTTGGTCATGGCGAACCGCAAGCTCACCGAGGAGAACATGGCCACGGTCAAGACCGCGCGGGTGTTTACCGCCAACCAGGCCAAGGCGATCGGACTCATCGACCAGATCGGGTATGTTCAGGACGCCTTTGCCAAGGCGCGGGAGCTTGCCGGGCTGGAGGAAGACGCCAAGGTCGTGACGTATCGGCGGGATTTGTATCCGGACGACAACCCGTACAACACGTTGGATTCGGCGGAGCCGTTCCGGCCCACGCTGCTCGGGGTTGATGCGAGGTATGTGATGCCGCCGAGTGCGGGGTTTTGTTATGTTTGGGTGAGGGGGGTCACGCGGTAG
- a CDS encoding EF-hand domain-containing protein: MSISAISGSDSFGLAEMMQSRRNSTSDPGEFASSIVEKDDQDGDGFLSLAETRLDEDRFNKIDADSDGLISTDELSADAEARMAEGPPPMQGMEGMAMGDSGETQSSSGSGEESSSEEEYDELDLNKDGVVSMDELLQAYQQGDTSLQSLFDGLGGGNTSLVQRLANEAYLAQSAV; the protein is encoded by the coding sequence ATGAGCATCTCTGCTATTTCCGGCTCGGATTCATTCGGGCTGGCGGAAATGATGCAGTCCCGCCGCAACAGCACGTCCGATCCCGGCGAGTTTGCCTCGTCCATCGTCGAGAAGGACGACCAGGACGGCGACGGGTTCCTCAGCCTGGCCGAAACGCGGCTGGATGAGGATCGGTTCAACAAGATCGACGCCGACAGCGACGGCCTCATCTCCACCGACGAGCTGAGCGCCGACGCCGAAGCGCGCATGGCCGAGGGGCCGCCGCCCATGCAGGGCATGGAAGGCATGGCCATGGGCGACTCCGGCGAGACTCAGTCGTCCTCCGGCTCGGGCGAAGAGTCCTCCTCCGAAGAGGAGTACGACGAACTCGACCTCAACAAGGACGGCGTGGTCAGCATGGACGAGTTGCTCCAGGCCTACCAGCAGGGCGACACCAGCTTGCAGTCCCTGTTCGACGGCCTGGGCGGAGGCAACACCTCCCTGGTCCAGCGCCTTGCCAACGAGGCCTATCTGGCCCAGTCAGCGGTCTAG
- a CDS encoding adenosylcobinamide-GDP ribazoletransferase, with translation MREFLDTLGFLTRLAPARVIPEAAMNRCMRWMPPAGLVLGAVVVLPFALGLFRSAPWVQAWLMVALSVFLTRGLHLDGLADVADAVTTHTDPERFWQVIKDSRSGPFGVIGLALALMGEVILFHEMAARGAFPAIAWTFVLGRAGAVWLGYHVRHLVRPGLGKLYIDGATLGVALAAAVFTFGAGLFMAGFLPTAAGTAIATAALLGLYRLAEKVGAANGDFLGCAVILGELAGGLGFVLAS, from the coding sequence ATGCGCGAATTTCTCGACACCCTCGGCTTCCTGACCCGGCTGGCCCCGGCCCGCGTGATCCCGGAAGCCGCCATGAACCGCTGCATGCGATGGATGCCGCCCGCCGGGCTGGTCCTCGGCGCGGTGGTGGTCCTGCCCTTCGCCCTCGGCCTGTTCCGCTCCGCGCCGTGGGTCCAGGCGTGGCTCATGGTCGCGCTCTCCGTGTTCCTGACGCGCGGCCTGCACCTGGACGGGCTGGCCGACGTGGCCGACGCGGTCACCACCCACACCGACCCCGAGCGGTTCTGGCAGGTCATCAAGGACAGCCGGTCCGGCCCCTTCGGGGTCATCGGCCTGGCCCTGGCCCTCATGGGCGAGGTCATCCTGTTCCACGAGATGGCCGCGCGCGGCGCATTCCCGGCCATAGCCTGGACCTTTGTCCTGGGCCGCGCCGGAGCGGTCTGGCTCGGCTACCACGTCCGGCACCTAGTCCGCCCCGGCCTGGGCAAGCTCTACATCGACGGGGCCACCCTGGGCGTGGCCCTGGCCGCCGCCGTGTTCACCTTCGGTGCCGGGCTGTTCATGGCCGGGTTCCTGCCCACCGCGGCCGGAACCGCCATCGCCACCGCCGCGCTGCTCGGCCTGTACCGGCTGGCCGAAAAGGTCGGCGCGGCCAACGGCGACTTCCTGGGCTGCGCCGTGATCCTCGGCGAACTGGCCGGGGGTTTGGGGTTCGTCCTGGCCTCCTGA
- a CDS encoding SAM hydrolase/SAM-dependent halogenase family protein, giving the protein MIFTPKKETVPPRTIGLITDFGLTDPYVGQVKAVLARKAPHCPVVDISHEVEPFNVAQAGFFLAASFEHFPEDAVILSVVDPGVGTDRRIACLEIENRLLIAPDNGLLTLALNRCWSDVRAFDLSRAVDAPKKVSHTFHGRDVFAPLAAWLALGGRPESLGAEIDPAGLVSCTWSAPEITDRRARCHVLHIDRFGNCVLNLEPGSLGTPQGLTMESPAGGPLAYAVRYADMPEGEPGLLEGSQGFLEIAVNQRSAAKRFGLSMGDAVELAWEA; this is encoded by the coding sequence ATGATCTTCACCCCCAAGAAGGAAACGGTCCCGCCGCGCACCATCGGGCTGATCACGGATTTCGGCCTGACCGACCCCTACGTGGGCCAGGTCAAGGCGGTGCTCGCGCGCAAGGCCCCGCACTGCCCGGTGGTGGACATCTCCCACGAGGTGGAGCCGTTCAACGTGGCCCAGGCCGGGTTTTTCCTGGCCGCCAGCTTCGAGCACTTCCCGGAGGACGCGGTCATCCTCTCCGTGGTGGACCCCGGCGTGGGCACCGACCGCCGCATCGCCTGCCTGGAGATCGAGAACCGGCTGCTCATCGCCCCGGACAACGGGCTGCTCACCCTGGCCCTGAACCGCTGCTGGTCCGACGTGCGCGCCTTTGACCTTTCCCGGGCCGTGGACGCGCCCAAGAAGGTCTCCCACACCTTCCACGGCCGCGACGTGTTCGCCCCGCTGGCCGCCTGGCTCGCCCTGGGCGGCAGGCCCGAATCCCTGGGCGCGGAGATCGACCCCGCCGGTCTGGTCTCGTGCACCTGGTCCGCGCCGGAGATCACCGACCGCCGGGCGCGCTGCCACGTCCTGCACATCGACCGGTTCGGCAACTGCGTGCTCAACCTGGAGCCGGGCAGCCTCGGCACCCCGCAGGGGCTGACCATGGAATCCCCGGCGGGCGGCCCCCTTGCCTACGCCGTGCGCTACGCCGACATGCCCGAGGGCGAACCCGGCCTGCTCGAAGGGAGCCAGGGGTTCCTGGAGATCGCCGTGAACCAGCGGTCCGCGGCCAAGCGGTTCGGCCTGTCCATGGGCGATGCCGTGGAACTGGCCTGGGAGGCGTAG
- a CDS encoding YitT family protein has translation MTDTIKDKLRAMTFGVPWNLALLTLGSFLIAFSVKAIAVPHGLLTGGMSGISLLCYYAFGGLSTGQWYFVLNLPVFILGWVFVSKRFFFYSLYGMVISSIFIDVIPYSLHMDDIWLAVITGGGIMGAGVGIALRSLGSTGGSDILAVICKEKFNMSMGAFEFWFNMLGFIGGFVYLDMHIVFYSIAMTFVIAFGIEYVLGMFSERIMVMIVSDHHAAINAAILTDLDRGVTIMDGTGGYTGEPRKVIMTMISSMQLKELEELVYTIDPDAFFIMGSGFHVQGQGFSSRKVY, from the coding sequence ATGACCGACACCATCAAAGACAAGCTGCGCGCCATGACCTTCGGCGTGCCCTGGAATCTCGCCCTGCTCACCCTGGGCTCCTTTCTCATCGCCTTCTCGGTGAAGGCCATCGCCGTGCCGCACGGGCTTCTGACCGGCGGCATGTCCGGCATATCCCTGCTCTGCTATTACGCCTTCGGGGGCTTGAGCACCGGCCAATGGTACTTCGTGCTGAACCTGCCCGTGTTCATCCTCGGCTGGGTCTTCGTCAGCAAGCGGTTCTTCTTCTACTCGCTCTACGGCATGGTCATCTCGTCCATCTTCATCGACGTCATCCCCTACTCCCTGCACATGGACGACATCTGGCTGGCGGTCATCACCGGCGGCGGGATCATGGGCGCGGGCGTGGGCATCGCGCTCCGCTCGCTGGGCTCCACGGGCGGGTCCGACATCCTGGCCGTGATCTGCAAGGAAAAATTCAACATGTCCATGGGCGCCTTCGAGTTCTGGTTCAACATGCTCGGCTTCATCGGCGGCTTCGTCTACCTGGACATGCACATCGTCTTCTATTCCATCGCCATGACCTTCGTCATCGCCTTCGGCATCGAGTACGTGCTCGGCATGTTCTCGGAACGCATAATGGTCATGATCGTCTCCGACCACCACGCGGCCATCAACGCGGCCATCCTGACCGACCTCGACCGGGGCGTGACCATCATGGACGGCACCGGCGGCTACACCGGCGAGCCGCGCAAGGTGATCATGACCATGATCTCGTCCATGCAGCTCAAGGAGCTGGAGGAGCTGGTCTACACCATCGACCCGGACGCGTTCTTCATCATGGGCTCGGGCTTTCACGTCCAGGGCCAGGGCTTCTCGTCAAGGAAGGTGTACTGA
- a CDS encoding PocR ligand-binding domain-containing protein has product MTLKDMIAEEELARLQQDLHDTFGLNADIMDAEGRRLLGNTWGNQLCRAIRDDAKGFGAICAPAGQMFTQLMKKGEPFAEYCDGGMLRVSVPVVVKGEVVGAVGGCGVVPDDEEVDEFTIGMMSDLDEEAIAEKAKTVTAVSEAKVAEIQQYITDRLESLLK; this is encoded by the coding sequence ATGACGCTCAAGGATATGATTGCGGAAGAGGAACTGGCCCGGCTCCAGCAGGACCTGCACGACACCTTCGGCCTGAACGCCGACATTATGGACGCCGAGGGCCGCCGGCTGCTCGGCAACACCTGGGGCAACCAGCTGTGCCGCGCCATCCGCGACGACGCCAAGGGGTTCGGGGCCATCTGCGCCCCGGCCGGGCAGATGTTCACCCAACTGATGAAAAAGGGCGAGCCGTTCGCCGAATACTGCGACGGCGGCATGCTCCGGGTCAGCGTCCCGGTGGTGGTCAAGGGCGAGGTCGTGGGCGCCGTGGGCGGCTGCGGCGTGGTCCCGGACGACGAAGAGGTGGACGAGTTCACCATCGGCATGATGTCCGACCTCGACGAGGAGGCCATCGCCGAAAAGGCCAAGACCGTGACCGCCGTGTCCGAGGCCAAGGTCGCCGAGATCCAGCAATACATCACCGACCGCCTGGAATCGCTGCTCAAGTAA
- a CDS encoding helix-turn-helix transcriptional regulator, with translation MAKRSVLTYSQYAQEAVRLLGGLIREGRKERGWTVQELADRVGVSRWTMQRIETGDPRCQVGAVFEAATLVGVQLFEPDRAGLAKHLRHVEDKLRLLPKAVRVKRGEVDDDF, from the coding sequence TTGGCCAAGCGTTCCGTATTGACCTATTCCCAATACGCCCAGGAGGCGGTGAGGCTGCTCGGCGGCCTGATCCGCGAGGGGCGCAAGGAGCGCGGCTGGACCGTGCAGGAGCTGGCTGACCGGGTGGGGGTGTCCCGCTGGACCATGCAGCGCATCGAGACCGGCGACCCGCGCTGCCAGGTGGGGGCGGTCTTCGAGGCGGCGACCCTGGTGGGCGTGCAGCTCTTCGAGCCGGACCGGGCCGGGCTGGCCAAGCACCTGCGCCACGTGGAGGACAAGCTGCGGCTGCTGCCCAAGGCCGTCCGCGTGAAGCGGGGCGAGGTGGACGATGACTTCTAG
- a CDS encoding type II toxin-antitoxin system HipA family toxin: MTSRGGETGAYVWIWLPGRVEPVVAGKLERDGVLVRFNYGRSYLDMADRDEGAIPLYEPELPLRRGALPLPRGLNMPGCIRDAAPDAWGRRVILNRLLGARGAGADTGDLDELTYLLESGSDRVGALDFQRSPTEYVPRGGQSATLEELLESARRVERGVPLSPALDQALFHGSSIGGARPKALIEDGAEKFVAKFSSSTDVYNVVKAEFVAMRLAALAGIDAAEVRLERAAGRDVLLVRRFDRERAEGGWLRKSMVSALTLLGLDETVARYASYERLAEVVRHRFASPCETLRELFTRLVFNVLCGNTDDHARNHAAFWDGQAPVLTPAYDVCPQGRTGNEASQGMRIKGEDNLSRLSTCLAAAPDYLLPPDEARRIMEATEAAIRDNWDAVCDQAGLSPVDRAALWGRQFLNPFSVDI, translated from the coding sequence ATGACTTCTAGGGGCGGAGAGACCGGCGCGTACGTCTGGATCTGGCTGCCGGGCCGGGTGGAGCCGGTGGTCGCCGGAAAGCTCGAACGGGACGGCGTGCTGGTCCGTTTCAACTACGGGCGTTCCTATCTGGACATGGCCGACCGCGACGAGGGGGCCATCCCGCTCTACGAGCCGGAGCTGCCCCTGCGGCGCGGGGCCCTGCCCCTGCCCCGAGGGCTGAACATGCCGGGGTGCATCCGCGACGCCGCGCCCGACGCCTGGGGGCGGCGGGTCATCCTGAACCGGCTGCTCGGCGCCAGGGGCGCGGGCGCGGACACCGGCGACCTGGATGAGCTGACCTATCTCCTGGAGTCCGGCTCGGACCGCGTCGGTGCGCTCGATTTCCAGCGCTCGCCCACGGAGTACGTACCGCGCGGCGGCCAGTCCGCCACTCTGGAGGAGCTGCTGGAGTCGGCCCGGCGGGTGGAGCGGGGCGTGCCCCTGTCGCCCGCCCTGGACCAGGCGCTGTTCCACGGCAGCTCCATCGGCGGGGCCCGGCCCAAGGCGCTCATCGAGGACGGGGCCGAAAAGTTCGTGGCCAAGTTTTCGTCGAGCACGGACGTGTACAACGTGGTCAAGGCGGAGTTCGTGGCCATGCGGCTGGCCGCGCTGGCCGGGATCGACGCCGCCGAGGTCCGTCTGGAGCGCGCCGCCGGGCGCGACGTGCTGCTGGTCCGGCGGTTCGACCGGGAGCGGGCCGAAGGCGGCTGGCTGCGGAAATCCATGGTCTCGGCCCTGACCCTGCTCGGCCTGGACGAGACCGTGGCGCGCTACGCCAGCTACGAACGGCTGGCCGAGGTGGTCCGCCACCGGTTCGCCTCCCCCTGCGAGACCCTGCGCGAGCTGTTCACCCGGCTGGTCTTCAACGTCCTGTGCGGCAACACGGACGACCATGCCCGCAACCACGCGGCCTTCTGGGACGGGCAGGCCCCGGTCCTGACCCCGGCCTACGACGTCTGCCCCCAGGGGCGCACGGGCAATGAGGCGTCCCAGGGCATGCGCATCAAGGGCGAGGACAACCTGAGCCGGTTGTCCACCTGCCTTGCGGCGGCCCCGGACTACCTCCTGCCCCCGGACGAGGCCCGGCGGATCATGGAGGCCACGGAAGCCGCCATCCGCGACAACTGGGACGCGGTCTGCGACCAGGCCGGGCTGTCCCCCGTGGACCGCGCCGCGCTCTGGGGCCGCCAGTTCCTGAACCCGTTCTCCGTGGACATCTGA